One window of the Parasphingopyxis algicola genome contains the following:
- a CDS encoding thymidine kinase: MAKLYFYYASMNAGKSSTLLQAAFNYGERGMRVMLWTAALDNRPGFGAISSRIGLHSDAHRFDEASDIEKAVLEEHRETPLACLLIDEAQFLTKEQVWQCARLADTSNIPVLAYGLRTDFQGELFEGSATLLALADSLIELKAVCDCGKKATMNLRIDERGEAVRAGAQTEIGGNDRYVALCRKHFMERMAT; encoded by the coding sequence GTGGCCAAGCTCTATTTCTACTATGCGTCGATGAATGCGGGGAAGTCGTCGACCCTGCTCCAGGCTGCCTTCAACTACGGCGAGCGCGGCATGCGGGTCATGCTGTGGACCGCGGCGCTCGACAACCGCCCGGGCTTCGGCGCGATCAGTTCGCGCATCGGCCTGCACAGCGACGCCCATCGTTTCGACGAGGCCAGCGATATCGAGAAGGCGGTGCTCGAAGAGCATCGCGAAACGCCGCTGGCCTGCCTCCTGATCGACGAGGCGCAGTTCCTGACCAAGGAGCAGGTCTGGCAGTGCGCGCGCCTCGCCGATACGTCGAATATTCCGGTTCTCGCTTATGGACTGCGGACTGATTTCCAGGGCGAACTGTTCGAAGGATCGGCAACCTTGCTCGCCCTTGCCGACTCTCTGATCGAACTCAAGGCCGTGTGCGATTGCGGAAAGAAGGCGACGATGAACCTGCGTATCGACGAGCGCGGCGAAGCCGTGCGGGCCGGAGCGCAGACCGAGATCGGCGGCAATGACCGCTATGTCGCGCTATGTCGCAAACATTTCATGGAGCGGATGGCGACCTAA
- a CDS encoding DUF448 domain-containing protein, with the protein MANNETADGLKPTQRRAHDPERKCILSGEVRPREMLIRLALSPDGKALPDVRAKAAGRGAWISPDKSGFRAALANGKLKGGLARAFKTGDFTLPDDLPDRIAGALARNALDRLGLEARGGTLITGSEKLRDAARAGKVHLLLHAADAAEDGRRKLDQAWRVGMDAEGSDMRGLVIPADRTILGGALGRENVVHIAVVDERAAIRVSGAISRWMEFSGSNGTTGPGERDSREPNGNELEDKGLE; encoded by the coding sequence ATGGCGAACAATGAGACCGCGGACGGCCTGAAGCCGACACAGCGCCGGGCGCACGATCCTGAAAGGAAATGCATCCTTTCGGGCGAAGTCCGGCCGCGCGAAATGCTTATCCGACTGGCGCTGTCGCCGGATGGAAAAGCTTTGCCCGATGTCAGGGCCAAGGCGGCGGGCCGGGGCGCGTGGATTTCGCCCGACAAGAGCGGATTTCGGGCGGCATTGGCGAACGGAAAGCTCAAGGGCGGCCTCGCCCGGGCCTTCAAGACCGGCGATTTCACGCTTCCGGACGATCTTCCGGATCGGATCGCAGGCGCGCTGGCCCGTAACGCGTTGGACCGGCTCGGGCTCGAGGCCCGCGGCGGCACCCTGATCACCGGGTCGGAAAAGCTCCGCGATGCGGCGCGCGCCGGCAAGGTGCACCTTTTGCTGCACGCCGCTGATGCCGCCGAGGACGGTCGACGGAAACTGGATCAGGCATGGCGCGTCGGCATGGATGCCGAGGGCAGCGATATGAGGGGGTTGGTTATTCCCGCAGACCGCACCATATTGGGCGGGGCGCTGGGCCGGGAAAATGTCGTACATATCGCGGTTGTGGACGAACGGGCCGCAATACGTGTATCAGGCGCAATCTCGCGCTGGATGGAATTTTCTGGATCGAATGGCACGACCGGTCCCGGCGAGCGAGACTCGCGGGAACCGAACGGTAATGAGTTGGAAGACAAAGGCTTAGAATGA
- a CDS encoding GNAT family N-acetyltransferase yields the protein MPADPDKLAAPLSGGNVRLELRTEDHREGLRAACAADPAIWEIYPFSMLGEHFDPGFDRIGELSRTRGWVNYAVLDGDTVVGMTNYIEPGRFQPVLEIGGTYIVPEVRGGPFNRTMKTLMIDHAIACGYTRIEFRVDARNKRSMAAVLKLGATHEGTLRQNRITWTGYVRDTAIFGLLADEWTNRE from the coding sequence ATGCCTGCCGATCCCGACAAACTCGCCGCGCCGCTGTCCGGCGGAAATGTCCGCCTCGAACTGCGGACCGAAGACCATCGCGAGGGTCTGCGTGCAGCCTGCGCCGCCGATCCCGCCATCTGGGAGATCTACCCCTTCTCGATGCTGGGCGAGCATTTCGATCCGGGTTTCGATCGCATCGGCGAATTGTCGCGGACCCGAGGCTGGGTGAACTATGCGGTACTGGACGGCGACACGGTCGTCGGCATGACCAACTATATCGAGCCCGGTCGCTTTCAGCCCGTGCTCGAAATCGGCGGTACCTATATCGTGCCCGAAGTCCGCGGCGGACCGTTCAACCGCACCATGAAGACGCTGATGATCGATCACGCGATCGCCTGCGGTTACACCCGGATCGAGTTCCGCGTCGATGCGCGCAACAAGCGATCCATGGCGGCGGTTCTCAAGCTTGGTGCGACCCATGAAGGCACCTTGCGGCAGAACCGCATCACCTGGACCGGTTATGTTCGCGACACGGCGATTTTCGGGCTATTGGCCGACGAATGGACGAACCGGGAATAA
- a CDS encoding GNAT family N-acetyltransferase — MADYEYHLVTEANAMLLDAVEKRVFEAPVRADFLSTCLANPNQFLIVAEAEGRVIGKALAYIFHFPDKPSEIYVEEIDVAKDWRRKGIATGLMDAVGAEGRKRGIAEYWLITEKDNDRARSLYEQKAHRRQKSIWYEFYC, encoded by the coding sequence ATGGCCGATTATGAATATCACCTCGTCACCGAAGCCAATGCCATGCTGCTCGACGCGGTCGAAAAGAGGGTCTTCGAGGCGCCCGTTCGCGCCGATTTCCTGAGCACGTGTCTGGCGAACCCCAACCAGTTCCTGATCGTCGCGGAAGCGGAGGGCAGGGTGATCGGCAAGGCGCTCGCCTACATCTTCCATTTTCCGGACAAGCCCAGCGAGATCTATGTCGAGGAGATCGACGTCGCCAAGGACTGGCGGCGCAAGGGCATCGCGACCGGCCTGATGGACGCCGTCGGCGCGGAAGGCCGGAAGCGCGGGATCGCCGAATATTGGCTGATCACCGAGAAGGACAATGACCGGGCGCGCTCGCTATATGAGCAAAAGGCCCATCGCCGGCAGAAGAGCATCTGGTACGAATTCTACTGTTAG
- a CDS encoding DUF6491 family protein, which produces MKNALALAALAMLAAPAAAYDHHQDGAEAAEPEQARIPFADRSIRNWRAPERDVLLIEANNGRWYRAEFFGPCRGLRFTEAIGFDTNFDGSFDRYSSVITRDQRCRVRSLVRIPDPDEEAEENSDEDESGAE; this is translated from the coding sequence ATGAAAAACGCGCTTGCCCTTGCCGCCTTGGCGATGCTGGCCGCACCGGCCGCCGCCTATGACCATCATCAGGACGGGGCGGAAGCCGCCGAACCCGAACAGGCGCGCATCCCCTTCGCCGACAGGTCGATCCGCAACTGGCGGGCGCCCGAGCGCGACGTACTGTTGATCGAGGCCAATAACGGCCGCTGGTATCGCGCCGAATTCTTCGGGCCATGCCGGGGCCTGCGCTTCACCGAAGCGATCGGATTCGATACCAATTTCGACGGGAGTTTCGACCGGTACAGCAGCGTGATCACGCGCGACCAGCGCTGCCGCGTCCGCAGCCTCGTCCGGATTCCCGATCCCGACGAGGAAGCCGAGGAGAATAGCGACGAGGACGAAAGCGGGGCGGAATAG
- a CDS encoding DUF2239 family protein, with amino-acid sequence MTSYTAFVTDSWLATGSHNHIVETLRDMPEIERASDILVFDDETGQQVDFDLRELEKESPAPKRGRPKLGVTSREVTLLPRHWEWLAKQPGGASAVLRKLVDAARKAGLPDRSKRDAAYHFLSAMAGDYPHFEESIRALYANDRARFETLTAKWPTAVRGHAVGLAWGE; translated from the coding sequence ATGACAAGCTATACCGCATTCGTGACCGACAGCTGGCTCGCAACCGGCTCGCACAACCATATCGTCGAGACGCTGCGAGACATGCCGGAGATCGAGCGGGCGTCCGACATCCTGGTGTTCGACGACGAGACCGGACAGCAGGTCGATTTCGATCTGCGCGAGCTGGAGAAAGAATCGCCGGCGCCGAAACGCGGGCGGCCGAAGCTCGGCGTGACGTCCAGGGAAGTGACCCTGCTCCCCCGGCACTGGGAATGGCTGGCCAAGCAGCCGGGCGGCGCCTCGGCGGTGCTCCGCAAACTGGTCGATGCAGCGCGGAAGGCGGGCCTGCCGGACCGCTCGAAGCGCGACGCAGCCTATCATTTCCTGAGCGCGATGGCCGGCGATTATCCGCATTTCGAGGAATCGATCCGCGCCCTTTACGCCAACGACCGGGCGCGGTTCGAGACGCTGACGGCCAAATGGCCGACAGCCGTCCGCGGTCATGCGGTCGGCCTGGCCTGGGGGGAATAG
- a CDS encoding Rieske (2Fe-2S) protein produces MADLVRVAEYQRDFGASLERMFENALDWEHLPHVHAHAFSSIALVEERASGWRANVGTPQGGELLIDLELDRETGCWTTNSYAGEALIGRIVTHAEKTGPDSCRVGIAFLVPDPDSAQRDAFAGYYPALYAMLYDEDEAMMIARAGAVERGPAALGERRMIELANGETEELPRYCPHLGLPLDAEPDTDGTITCPWHGYRFDIVTGKCISGAACGWAV; encoded by the coding sequence ATGGCCGATCTCGTCAGGGTAGCGGAGTATCAACGCGATTTCGGCGCGAGCCTTGAGCGGATGTTCGAAAATGCGCTGGACTGGGAACATTTGCCCCATGTCCACGCGCATGCTTTCTCGTCGATCGCTCTGGTGGAGGAGCGCGCCAGCGGCTGGCGCGCCAATGTCGGCACGCCCCAGGGCGGCGAATTGCTGATCGACCTTGAGCTCGACCGGGAGACGGGGTGCTGGACGACCAACAGCTATGCGGGCGAGGCCCTTATCGGCCGGATCGTCACGCATGCCGAGAAGACCGGACCCGATAGCTGCCGGGTCGGCATTGCGTTTCTGGTGCCCGATCCCGATTCGGCCCAGCGCGACGCATTTGCCGGCTATTATCCGGCGCTTTACGCGATGCTCTATGACGAAGACGAGGCTATGATGATCGCGCGGGCGGGAGCGGTCGAACGGGGCCCGGCGGCGCTCGGAGAACGGCGCATGATCGAGCTTGCGAACGGCGAAACGGAGGAGCTTCCGCGCTATTGCCCGCATCTGGGCCTGCCGCTCGATGCCGAGCCGGATACGGACGGGACGATTACCTGTCCCTGGCACGGCTATCGGTTCGATATCGTGACCGGGAAATGCATCAGCGGCGCTGCGTGCGGCTGGGCCGTTTAG
- the rbfA gene encoding 30S ribosome-binding factor RbfA → MKSDDTQSVRLLRVGERVRHVLSEILARGDVHDEVLATHMVSVTEVRMSPDLKHATVFVKPLLGGDEEEVLAALKKNVRYLRGEVSRRVNTKYAAALKFILDESFDEGGKIDTLLRDPKVAQDLGEEE, encoded by the coding sequence ATGAAAAGCGACGACACCCAATCCGTACGATTGCTGCGCGTGGGCGAACGCGTCCGCCATGTGCTGTCCGAAATCCTCGCCCGCGGCGATGTGCATGACGAGGTGCTTGCCACGCATATGGTCAGCGTGACCGAAGTGCGCATGTCGCCCGACCTCAAACATGCCACCGTCTTCGTAAAGCCGCTGCTCGGCGGCGACGAGGAGGAGGTGCTGGCGGCGCTCAAGAAGAATGTCCGCTATCTGCGGGGCGAAGTCTCGCGGCGCGTGAACACCAAATATGCTGCGGCCCTCAAATTCATTCTCGACGAAAGCTTCGACGAGGGCGGCAAGATCGACACCCTGCTGCGCGACCCCAAGGTGGCGCAGGATCTGGGCGAGGAAGAATAA
- a CDS encoding PQQ-dependent sugar dehydrogenase — MRTLLTSLSVLALAACSASEDVSAQTGDTEAVASEASFSVEEMGSFDEPWAMTFLPNGIALITEKEGTLRFVDFAPDTPRLGSISGVPAVDYGGQGGLGDIVPHPDFAENGLVYFSYAEAGEGDTRGAVVARARLVMDEADAGRLEDVETIWRQMPKTSRRGHYSHRIVFGPDGYLFIASGDRQELEPAQDMTNNLGTIVRLNDDGSVPEDNPFADRGGMTAQIWSYGHRNPLGLAFAPDGQLWDVEHGPAGGDELNRVERGANYGWPTVSDGEHYDGRPIADHDTDPSFATPAIVWTPVIAPGGMIFYTGDMFPAWRGDVLITGLSTNALVHVEIDGDTASEVARHDFDNRLREVEQGPDGAVWLLEDGEGGRLLRLTPGG, encoded by the coding sequence ATGCGAACCCTTTTGACCAGCTTGTCCGTCCTCGCTCTCGCCGCCTGCAGTGCGTCCGAAGATGTGTCCGCGCAAACCGGTGACACCGAAGCGGTGGCTTCCGAAGCGAGTTTCTCGGTCGAGGAGATGGGCAGCTTCGATGAGCCCTGGGCGATGACTTTCCTGCCCAACGGCATCGCGCTCATCACCGAGAAGGAGGGCACGCTTCGCTTTGTGGACTTTGCCCCCGATACGCCGCGTCTGGGGAGTATTTCGGGCGTTCCCGCCGTCGATTATGGCGGGCAGGGCGGACTTGGCGACATCGTGCCGCATCCCGATTTCGCCGAGAACGGCCTCGTCTATTTCAGCTATGCCGAAGCGGGCGAGGGTGATACGCGCGGTGCCGTCGTCGCGCGGGCGCGGCTCGTGATGGATGAGGCCGATGCCGGGCGGCTCGAGGATGTCGAGACGATCTGGCGGCAGATGCCGAAAACCTCGCGGCGCGGCCATTACAGCCACCGCATCGTCTTCGGCCCCGACGGCTATCTGTTTATCGCTTCGGGCGACCGGCAGGAATTGGAGCCCGCCCAGGATATGACGAACAATCTGGGCACGATCGTCCGGCTCAACGACGATGGCAGTGTGCCCGAAGACAATCCGTTCGCCGATCGCGGCGGCATGACCGCGCAGATCTGGTCCTATGGCCACCGCAATCCGCTGGGCCTCGCATTCGCGCCCGACGGGCAGCTCTGGGATGTCGAACATGGGCCCGCGGGCGGCGACGAACTCAACCGGGTCGAGCGCGGCGCCAATTATGGCTGGCCGACCGTGTCGGACGGCGAGCATTATGACGGGCGGCCTATCGCCGACCATGACACGGATCCGAGTTTCGCGACGCCTGCGATCGTCTGGACGCCGGTCATCGCACCCGGCGGCATGATCTTCTACACCGGCGACATGTTCCCGGCCTGGCGGGGCGATGTGCTGATCACCGGCCTTTCGACCAATGCACTGGTCCATGTCGAGATCGACGGCGATACCGCCAGCGAGGTCGCGCGTCATGATTTCGACAATCGGCTGCGCGAAGTCGAGCAGGGGCCGGACGGCGCGGTCTGGCTGCTCGAGGATGGCGAGGGCGGCCGGCTTCTGCGCCTCACGCCCGGCGGCTGA
- the infB gene encoding translation initiation factor IF-2 produces MSDDNKKTLGTRTLGVKRTVEGKVQQQFSHGRKNTVVVERKKRRVLTKPGETPAPAPVEEAKEAPAPAAPAPAEKPAPVAKKKSEADETLSRKEKQEKLLREAEEARLTQLEDTRRREEEAKKQANEEEAKRAEENRKAEEVAEKAEQENPETESSAPAPEAEAEAGGPKLDPNKPAPRTFTPVAKPKRPEKKKEEKGKPKRASDKRKERSKLTVNRALRDGDGSPRSRSLAALKRAREKDKEKRAHADDQPKVKKARDVVVPEAITVGELAKRMEERAADLVKSLFKMGMAVTVNQTIDQDTAELLVTEFGHNIQRVSESDVELGMEGEEDKPEDLKPRPPVVTVMGHVDHGKTSVLDALRGSEVVSGEAGGITQHIGAYQVKTKGGQDITFLDTPGHAAFTEMRARGANVTDIVILVVAADDGIMPQTIEAINHTKAAGVPMIVAINKMDVEGADPQKVRERLLEHEVIVEAMSGDVQDVEISALKGTGLDELTEKILLQSELLELKANPDRQAEATVVEAKLDKGRGPVATVLVNRGTLKTGDIFVVGAESGKVRAMVNDKGKQVKEAGPSVPVEVLGLSGVPRAGDPLTVVEDEARAREVAEYRQGVIDRARTTQTPTSVENMFSAMGEKQAIEFPLVIKADVQGSVEAIISSLEQISTDDIKVRVLHSGVGGITESDVTLAAASNAPIIGFNVRGNAKARDIAKRDGVEMRYYDIIYNLLDEIKAEMAGELGPERIENVVGRAEVKEVFPAGKKDKAAGLLVTEGLIRKGLHTRLMREDVIVSATTIASLRRFKDDVDEVRSGLECGVVLENTNDVKAGDTLEVFEVEERERTL; encoded by the coding sequence ATGAGCGACGATAACAAGAAGACACTTGGCACACGAACCCTCGGCGTGAAGCGCACCGTCGAGGGGAAAGTGCAGCAGCAGTTCAGCCATGGCCGCAAGAATACGGTCGTGGTCGAGCGCAAGAAACGTCGCGTGCTCACCAAGCCGGGCGAAACCCCTGCCCCTGCGCCCGTCGAAGAGGCCAAGGAAGCGCCGGCCCCCGCCGCACCCGCGCCCGCCGAAAAGCCGGCACCCGTCGCCAAGAAGAAGAGCGAGGCCGACGAAACCCTGAGCCGCAAGGAAAAGCAGGAAAAACTGCTGCGCGAAGCTGAAGAGGCGCGGCTGACACAGCTTGAAGATACGCGCCGCCGCGAGGAAGAGGCCAAGAAGCAGGCGAACGAGGAAGAAGCGAAACGCGCCGAGGAGAATCGCAAGGCGGAAGAGGTTGCGGAAAAGGCGGAACAGGAAAACCCCGAAACCGAATCCTCTGCCCCCGCTCCCGAAGCGGAAGCGGAAGCCGGCGGGCCGAAACTCGATCCGAACAAACCGGCGCCGCGCACCTTCACCCCGGTCGCCAAACCCAAACGGCCGGAAAAGAAGAAAGAGGAAAAGGGCAAGCCGAAGCGCGCCAGCGACAAGCGCAAGGAACGTTCGAAGCTGACCGTCAACCGCGCGTTGCGCGACGGCGATGGCAGCCCGCGCTCGCGCTCGCTCGCGGCGCTCAAGCGCGCGCGAGAGAAAGACAAGGAAAAACGCGCGCATGCCGACGACCAGCCCAAGGTCAAAAAGGCGCGCGACGTGGTCGTTCCCGAAGCCATCACCGTCGGCGAACTCGCCAAGCGGATGGAGGAAAGGGCGGCCGATCTCGTCAAGTCGCTGTTCAAGATGGGCATGGCGGTCACCGTCAACCAGACGATCGACCAGGATACGGCCGAGCTGCTGGTGACCGAATTCGGGCACAATATCCAGCGCGTGTCGGAATCCGATGTCGAACTCGGCATGGAAGGCGAAGAGGACAAGCCGGAAGACCTGAAGCCGCGGCCGCCCGTGGTGACCGTCATGGGCCATGTCGATCACGGCAAGACCAGCGTACTCGACGCACTGCGCGGCAGCGAGGTCGTATCTGGCGAAGCCGGCGGCATCACCCAGCATATCGGCGCCTATCAGGTGAAGACCAAGGGCGGACAGGACATTACCTTCCTCGATACGCCGGGCCACGCCGCCTTTACCGAGATGCGCGCGCGCGGTGCGAACGTCACCGATATCGTGATCCTCGTGGTCGCGGCGGACGACGGGATCATGCCGCAGACGATCGAGGCCATCAATCACACCAAGGCCGCCGGCGTGCCGATGATCGTCGCGATCAACAAGATGGATGTCGAGGGCGCCGATCCGCAGAAAGTACGCGAACGGCTCCTCGAACATGAAGTGATCGTCGAGGCGATGTCCGGCGACGTGCAGGACGTAGAGATCTCGGCGCTCAAGGGCACCGGACTCGACGAGCTGACCGAGAAGATCCTGCTTCAGTCCGAACTGCTCGAACTGAAAGCCAATCCCGACCGCCAGGCCGAAGCCACGGTCGTCGAGGCGAAGCTCGACAAGGGCCGCGGCCCGGTCGCGACGGTGCTCGTCAATCGCGGCACGCTGAAGACCGGCGACATTTTCGTCGTCGGCGCGGAAAGCGGCAAGGTGCGCGCGATGGTCAACGACAAGGGCAAGCAGGTCAAGGAAGCCGGCCCGTCGGTTCCGGTCGAAGTGCTGGGCCTGTCCGGTGTGCCGCGCGCCGGCGACCCGCTGACCGTCGTCGAGGACGAGGCGCGTGCCCGCGAAGTTGCCGAATATCGCCAAGGCGTGATCGACCGCGCCCGCACGACGCAGACGCCGACCAGCGTGGAGAACATGTTTTCGGCGATGGGCGAGAAACAGGCGATCGAATTCCCGCTCGTCATCAAGGCCGACGTCCAGGGTTCGGTCGAGGCGATTATCAGCTCACTCGAACAGATTTCGACCGACGATATCAAGGTCCGCGTCCTGCATTCGGGCGTCGGCGGCATCACCGAGAGCGATGTAACGCTCGCGGCCGCGTCCAACGCGCCGATCATCGGCTTCAATGTTCGGGGCAACGCCAAGGCGCGTGACATCGCGAAGCGCGATGGCGTGGAAATGCGCTACTACGACATCATCTATAACCTGCTCGACGAGATCAAAGCCGAAATGGCCGGCGAACTCGGCCCCGAGCGGATCGAGAATGTCGTGGGCCGTGCCGAGGTGAAGGAAGTCTTCCCCGCCGGCAAGAAAGACAAGGCGGCAGGCCTGCTCGTTACCGAAGGTCTCATTCGCAAGGGTCTGCATACGCGGCTCATGCGCGAGGACGTCATCGTCAGCGCAACGACGATCGCTTCGCTCCGGCGTTTCAAGGACGATGTCGACGAGGTTCGCTCGGGCCTCGAATGCGGCGTCGTTCTGGAAAATACCAACGATGTAAAGGCCGGCGACACGCTCGAAGTCTTCGAAGTCGAGGAACGCGAACGGACGTTGTAG
- the rimP gene encoding ribosome maturation protein RimP, whose product MADIAALTQLIEPEVEKLGFALVRVKMMSGEDGPVLQVMAERPDTRQLVIEDCATISRALSGMLDEADPIADAYRLEVSSPGIDRPLTRLTDFDDWAGHEARINLIDPVLGKKQFKAVLKGREGEAIYAVIPDEDDLTFDFKNIHSAKLILTDKLIAETAPLSTEGAETITEEEG is encoded by the coding sequence ATGGCGGACATCGCCGCATTGACGCAGCTGATCGAACCCGAAGTCGAGAAACTCGGCTTCGCGCTCGTGCGCGTCAAGATGATGAGCGGCGAGGACGGACCCGTCCTGCAAGTGATGGCGGAGCGCCCGGATACGCGCCAGCTCGTAATCGAGGATTGCGCGACCATTTCCCGTGCGCTCTCCGGCATGCTCGACGAAGCAGATCCGATCGCGGACGCCTATCGGCTCGAAGTTTCCTCGCCCGGTATCGATCGCCCTTTGACGCGGCTGACCGATTTCGACGACTGGGCCGGGCATGAAGCGCGGATCAACCTGATCGACCCGGTGCTCGGCAAGAAGCAGTTCAAGGCGGTGCTCAAGGGCCGGGAAGGCGAGGCGATTTACGCCGTAATCCCGGACGAGGACGATCTGACGTTCGATTTCAAGAATATTCATTCGGCCAAGCTGATCTTGACCGACAAACTCATCGCAGAAACCGCCCCGCTTTCGACGGAAGGCGCGGAAACGATCACGGAAGAAGAAGGATAA
- the nusA gene encoding transcription termination factor NusA, with product MASAISANKAELLAIADAVAREKIIDKAIVIEAMEDAIQRAARARYGAENDIRAKIDTDTGDLRLWRVVEVVEEVEDHFKQVDLKQGQKLQDGANIGDFIVDPLPPIEFGRIAAQASKQVIFQKVREAERERQYEEFKDRAGEIITGVVKRVEFGHIVVDLGRAEGVIRRDQQIPREIVRVGDRIRSLILKVVRENRGPQIFLSRAHPDFMRKLFAQEVPEIYDGIIEIKAAARDPGSRAKIGVISHDGSIDPVGACVGMKGSRVQAVVQEMHGEKIDIIPWSEDLATFVVNALQPASVSRVVLDEEEERIEVVVPDDQLSLAIGRRGQNVRLASQLTGSAIDIMTEDESNEKRQAEFMQRSDMFQAELDVDETLSQLLVAEGFSELEEVAYVDPAEIAAIEGLDEEIAGELQSRAVEALEKREEAARNRRKELGVEDDLAEMPYLTEQMLVTLGEAGIKTLDDLADLATDELIEKKRAEPRRRDQAAPARPQPKGGVLGAYGFTEEQGNEIIMAARAHWFDDEDEPAAAADASEEDATADGEQ from the coding sequence ATGGCCTCTGCCATTTCCGCCAACAAAGCCGAACTGCTCGCCATCGCCGATGCGGTCGCGCGCGAGAAGATCATCGACAAGGCGATCGTCATCGAGGCGATGGAGGACGCGATCCAGCGCGCAGCCCGCGCCCGCTACGGCGCGGAGAACGACATCCGGGCGAAGATCGACACCGATACCGGCGATCTCAGGCTCTGGCGCGTCGTCGAGGTCGTCGAAGAGGTCGAGGATCATTTCAAGCAGGTCGACCTGAAACAGGGTCAGAAACTGCAGGACGGCGCGAACATCGGCGATTTCATCGTCGACCCGCTGCCACCGATCGAATTCGGCCGCATCGCCGCCCAGGCGTCCAAGCAGGTGATCTTCCAGAAAGTCCGCGAGGCCGAGCGCGAACGGCAATATGAGGAATTCAAGGATCGCGCGGGCGAGATCATCACCGGCGTCGTCAAACGCGTCGAGTTCGGCCATATAGTCGTCGATCTCGGCCGCGCCGAGGGCGTGATCCGCCGCGATCAGCAAATCCCGCGCGAGATCGTGCGCGTCGGCGATCGCATCCGCTCGCTGATCCTGAAAGTCGTGCGCGAGAATCGCGGACCGCAGATTTTCCTCTCGCGTGCGCATCCCGATTTCATGCGCAAGCTGTTCGCACAGGAAGTGCCCGAGATTTACGACGGCATCATCGAGATCAAGGCCGCGGCCCGCGATCCGGGAAGCCGCGCCAAGATCGGCGTCATCAGCCATGACGGCTCGATCGATCCCGTCGGCGCCTGTGTCGGCATGAAGGGCAGCCGCGTTCAGGCGGTCGTCCAGGAAATGCATGGCGAGAAAATCGACATCATTCCCTGGTCGGAAGATCTTGCGACCTTCGTCGTCAACGCGCTGCAGCCGGCCTCGGTCAGCCGCGTCGTGCTCGACGAGGAAGAAGAGCGGATCGAGGTCGTCGTGCCCGACGATCAGCTGTCGCTCGCCATCGGCCGCCGCGGCCAGAATGTCCGGCTTGCCTCGCAGCTCACCGGCTCGGCCATCGATATCATGACCGAGGACGAATCGAACGAGAAACGCCAGGCCGAGTTCATGCAGCGTTCGGACATGTTCCAGGCCGAACTCGATGTCGACGAAACGCTGTCGCAGCTGCTGGTCGCCGAAGGGTTCAGCGAGCTCGAGGAAGTTGCCTATGTCGATCCGGCGGAAATTGCCGCGATCGAAGGCTTGGACGAGGAGATTGCCGGCGAACTCCAGTCGCGCGCTGTCGAAGCACTCGAAAAACGCGAGGAAGCCGCCCGCAACCGCCGCAAGGAACTGGGCGTCGAGGACGATCTGGCCGAGATGCCGTATCTGACCGAGCAGATGCTCGTCACGCTCGGCGAAGCGGGCATCAAGACGCTCGACGATCTGGCCGATCTCGCGACTGACGAACTGATCGAGAAGAAGCGAGCAGAGCCGCGCCGCCGCGATCAGGCCGCGCCCGCCCGCCCGCAGCCCAAGGGCGGCGTGCTCGGTGCATATGGGTTCACCGAGGAACAGGGCAACGAGATCATCATGGCCGCCCGCGCGCACTGGTTCGACGATGAAGACGAACCGGCTGCCGCTGCAGACGCTTCCGAGGAGGACGCAACTGCGGATGGCGAACAATGA